In the Drosophila takahashii strain IR98-3 E-12201 chromosome 3R, DtakHiC1v2, whole genome shotgun sequence genome, one interval contains:
- the LOC108061654 gene encoding luciferin 4-monooxygenase-like: MLYEPETSYNEIDKTWRSEKEKLPFGEDLSIGEIIFQQMQVHSKDVAQISDSEETILLREDLQRNAIRIATFMRNLGLTESDIVGVIARNTTHISAVAYACFFNGIAVHSLNTTYIPEIIEKLFAITRPRLIFCDGDEFEKVREATAKLDVKIVTMRNHPAGTLRIDEVLKTPAEEGFKPTRLKGGTTHQLAILSTSGTTGTPKAVVVTNSRSILNGFTKLTTADVQYSSSTLDWASGLLTLASAGVFSTKRIVSENPFAPSEALRIVEKYQVTWVLQAPAQVAAIVSCTDFEKAQLQSLRYYLYTGGRCTMEVQKRLGRKIGNKILHFGYGFSEIGSFGCLNWHFDAKPSSVGRPCPGYELKIIDDQGEKLGPNEEGEVCVDMGSFWPGYYGNPEATDKVYKDNWIHSGDLGYVDSDGFLYIVERKKDLLKYQSNKYYPHELEELIAGMPGVVEVCAFGIWNVENGDEAAATIVRKPNVPFSEQDVLDYVAQNANTKFLRLHAGCLIVDDLKRSPNGKTNRAANKEHFIRAKGIQLVT, encoded by the exons ATGTTGTATGAGCCCGAAACTAGTTATAATGAAATTGACAAGACTTGGAGGTCCGAAAAAGAGAAGCTACCATTCGGTGAGGACTTGTCCATAGGTGAAATAATCTTTCAACAAATGCAAGTTCATTCCAAGGATGTAGCACAG ATATCGGACTCGGAGGAGACGATTCTTTTGCGGGAGGATTTGCAGAGAAACGCCATTCGCATAGCCACTTTTATGCGCAACTTGGGACTGACTGAATCGGACATTGTGGGCGTTATAGCCAGGAATACCACCCATATCTCGGCCGTGGCCTATGCCTGTTTTTTCAATGGCATCGCTGTGCACTCGCTCAACACCACATATATACCGGAAATTATTGAAAAGCTCTTCGCGATAACCAGGCCTCGATTAATATTTTGCGATGGTGATGAGTTTGAGAAAGTTCGCGAGGCCACCGCGAAGTTGGACGTTAAGATAGTGACAATGCGCAATCATCCAGCTGGGACGCTTAGAATCGATGAGGTACTGAAGACGCCAGCGGAAGAGGGCTTTAAGCCCACTCGCTTAAAAGGGGGAACCACCCACCAATTGGCCATACTCAGCACTTCTGGCACCACCGGCACACCAAAGGCCGTGGTTGTGACCAATAGCCGCTCAATCCTTAATGGTTTCAC CAAGCTCACCACCGCAGATGTTCAATACTCATCCAGCACTCTCGATTGGGCTTCGGGCCTACTGACCTTGGCCTCAGCCGGAGTCTTCAGCACGAAGCGCATTGTCTCCGAAAACCCCTTCGCTCCCTCGGAGGCCCTTCGCATAGTCGAGAAGTACCAGGTCACCTGGGTTCTGCAGGCTCCGGCGCAAGTGGCGGCCATTGTTAGTTGTACGGACTTCGAGAAGGCACAACTTCAGAGCTTGCGTTATTATCTCTACACCGGTGGACGATGCACCATGGAGGTGCAGAAGAGACTGGGCAGGAAGATTGGCAACAAGATCCTGCACTTTGGCTATGGATTCTCTGAAATAGGATCCTTTGGCTGCCTCAACTGGCACTTCGATGCGAAGCCCAGTTCGGTGGGAAGGCCGTGTCCTGGCTACGAACTGAAGATCATCGACGATCAAGGCGAAAAACTGGGACCCAACGAAGAGGGCGAGGTATGCGTAGACATGGGAAGCTTTTGGCCAGGATACTACGGAAATCCCGAGGCCACGGACAAGGTGTACAAGGACAACTGGATTCACAGCGGCGACCTGGGATACGTTGATAGCGATGGCTTCCTGTACATCGTGGAGCGAAAGAAGGACCTGCTCAAGTACCAGAGCAACAAGTACTATCCGCATGAGTTGGAGGAACTAATAGCCGGAATGCCCGGCGTAGTCGAGGTCTGTGCCTTTGGCATTTGGAACGTTGAGAACGGCGACGAGGCAGCGGCCACCATCGTCAGGAAGCCAAATGTCCCTTTTAGCGAACAGGACGTGCTGGACTATGTGGCCCAGAATGCGAACACCAAGTTCCTGAGACTACACGCCGGCTGCCTAATTGTTGACGATCTGAAGAGAAGTCCCAATGGAAAAACAAATCGTGCCGCCAACAAGGAACACTTCATTCGGGCGAAGGGTATTCAGTTAGTTACTTAA
- the LOC108061662 gene encoding trypsin II-P29-like isoform X1, producing MTSHCYRSLLIVKMWALTLLISLATLTLVSAIQGASVVQECGKFNEEQFRNKNSIAEPNEHPWIGQIISTDIDGKKRLICVGVLIDARHVLTNAQCVYHHPLRTISDIVFGDSDSSSTYLISSVTIHPEYSSEKLQNDLAIIKLTKDVEFTGFIQPICLPSAENHKGEVPDSDLIVAGFDGPNIRHDPSYKRSDKRIKMAFNRTNSSECQKLEERFPLELICGQDVGSLSGLLSGSALQEASGNPRKFHLIGIVTIGFGTTDKSYTGYLSVRHYLDWIRKTTSE from the exons ATGACATCGCATTGTTACCGAAGTCTTTTAATCGTGAAGATGTGGGCTCTGACTTTACTGATCTCTCTAGCGACTTTGACTTTGG tttcagcaATTCAAGGAGCCTCAGTTGTCCAAGAATGTGGGAAATTTAATGAAGAGCAGTTCAGGAATAAAAATAGTATTGCGGAACCAAACGAACATCCATGGATTGGACAGATCATAAGTACAGATATTGATGGAAAGAAAAGATTGATTTGCGTTGGCGTCCTTATAGATGCCCGACATGTGTTGACAAACGCCCAATGTGTTTACCATCATCCTTTAAGAACAATTTCTGACATTGTTTTTGGAGACTCGGATTCCAGCAGCACATATCTTATCAGCTCGGTTACCATCCATCCGGAATATTCTAGTGAAAAACTACAAAACGATTTGGCCATTATTAAACTCACCAAAGACGTTGAATTCACTGGTTTCATTCAGCCCATTTGCTTGCCTTCGGCGGAAAATCACAAAGGCGAGGTCCCCGATTCGGATCTCATCGTTGCGGGATTCGACGGACCAAATATTAGGCACGATCCTTCATACAAGCGGTCGGATAAGCGGATAAAAATGGCTTTTAACAGAACCAACAGCAGTGAGTGCCAAAAGCTAGAGGAACGTTTCCCATTGGAGCTGATCTGCGGGCAAGATGTGGGATCTTTATCGGGTCTCTTATCGGGATCCGCTTTGCAAGAGGCTTCCGGGAATCCCCGGAAGTTTCATTTGATTGGCATCGTGACGATTGGATTTGGCACCACCGATAAATCGTACACGGGCTATTTAAGCGTTCGACATTACTTAGATTGGATCCGCAAGACAACTTCAGAGTGA
- the LOC108061662 gene encoding phenoloxidase-activating factor 3-like isoform X2, translating to MWALTLLISLATLTLAIQGASVVQECGKFNEEQFRNKNSIAEPNEHPWIGQIISTDIDGKKRLICVGVLIDARHVLTNAQCVYHHPLRTISDIVFGDSDSSSTYLISSVTIHPEYSSEKLQNDLAIIKLTKDVEFTGFIQPICLPSAENHKGEVPDSDLIVAGFDGPNIRHDPSYKRSDKRIKMAFNRTNSSECQKLEERFPLELICGQDVGSLSGLLSGSALQEASGNPRKFHLIGIVTIGFGTTDKSYTGYLSVRHYLDWIRKTTSE from the exons ATGTGGGCTCTGACTTTACTGATCTCTCTAGCGACTTTGACTTTGG caATTCAAGGAGCCTCAGTTGTCCAAGAATGTGGGAAATTTAATGAAGAGCAGTTCAGGAATAAAAATAGTATTGCGGAACCAAACGAACATCCATGGATTGGACAGATCATAAGTACAGATATTGATGGAAAGAAAAGATTGATTTGCGTTGGCGTCCTTATAGATGCCCGACATGTGTTGACAAACGCCCAATGTGTTTACCATCATCCTTTAAGAACAATTTCTGACATTGTTTTTGGAGACTCGGATTCCAGCAGCACATATCTTATCAGCTCGGTTACCATCCATCCGGAATATTCTAGTGAAAAACTACAAAACGATTTGGCCATTATTAAACTCACCAAAGACGTTGAATTCACTGGTTTCATTCAGCCCATTTGCTTGCCTTCGGCGGAAAATCACAAAGGCGAGGTCCCCGATTCGGATCTCATCGTTGCGGGATTCGACGGACCAAATATTAGGCACGATCCTTCATACAAGCGGTCGGATAAGCGGATAAAAATGGCTTTTAACAGAACCAACAGCAGTGAGTGCCAAAAGCTAGAGGAACGTTTCCCATTGGAGCTGATCTGCGGGCAAGATGTGGGATCTTTATCGGGTCTCTTATCGGGATCCGCTTTGCAAGAGGCTTCCGGGAATCCCCGGAAGTTTCATTTGATTGGCATCGTGACGATTGGATTTGGCACCACCGATAAATCGTACACGGGCTATTTAAGCGTTCGACATTACTTAGATTGGATCCGCAAGACAACTTCAGAGTGA